From Paenibacillus physcomitrellae, the proteins below share one genomic window:
- a CDS encoding conjugal transfer protein TraR → MNHLTPSQLDKLKHILLDMKQDLENHFKEDGGPGLNESLRMSTGDLSTADNHPADEGTETFERSRDLAIDDNLQHQLEQVNAALQRIETGEYGIDEITGEAIPYERLEAIPYTTYSVQNSPEQQVPSTRPIEEEVMTLPPTGAGEHRQQNAGRFDDASAWKTVESYGNSDSPAMSAKRNVESYEDMASDTTPDED, encoded by the coding sequence ATGAATCATTTAACCCCATCCCAGCTGGATAAGCTGAAGCATATATTGCTAGATATGAAACAGGATTTGGAGAATCACTTCAAAGAAGACGGAGGCCCCGGCCTGAACGAATCCCTTAGAATGTCTACAGGTGATTTAAGCACGGCCGATAATCACCCGGCGGATGAAGGAACGGAAACATTTGAACGGAGCCGCGACCTGGCTATCGATGACAATCTCCAGCATCAGCTGGAGCAGGTGAATGCAGCCCTGCAGCGAATAGAGACCGGTGAATACGGTATCGATGAAATCACCGGCGAAGCAATTCCGTACGAGCGGCTGGAGGCCATTCCCTATACGACTTATTCGGTTCAAAATTCACCGGAGCAGCAGGTTCCATCCACTCGGCCTATCGAAGAAGAAGTGATGACACTGCCTCCAACCGGAGCGGGTGAACACCGCCAGCAAAATGCCGGACGGTTTGATGACGCTAGCGCCTGGAAAACCGTGGAGAGCTACGGCAATTCCGATTCCCCGGCCATGTCCGCTAAGAGAAATGTCGAGAGCTATGAAGACATGGCTTCGGATACAACGCCGGACGAGGATTAA
- a CDS encoding MFS transporter, with product MKRLIWISGLSYLLIGLAHVIIGSIMPVLLEHYGQDYSAGGTLIFAQFAGFLVGVLGSPWLISRLGKRSGLLIALGVLGAAELLYTLLPSWSLMYVIGSFAGFGFGMIEAVIGTLIIAAAREKAAIAMSRIEVAFGVGALLMPLLSGWLIRSGAWRYGFLLISIFAAVMLIVWLRVRFGELDGVLKDRPGSKAAKQKANGEGEMKSANPAAQLNPVDLPDLGSEDFKTRGQKGWARHYTGSRAVLLAVFVLFFFIYVGIEMGFVNFLPSMLVERSGAGEATAAYGVAVFWLAMSIGRVYAGILAQKIGFAPYIICGIFLSLVFLSLFNLVDHFAMFLLAVLFIGLFLSGIFSIALVYATTLLPGSEATTPSLLIASGGVGGAVLPLLLGRSMDHYGAAPTGWLLAGVLALLLVLGLIIAAAERVRRLKQSVTASL from the coding sequence ATGAAGAGGTTGATCTGGATCAGCGGATTGTCTTATTTGCTGATCGGCCTGGCTCATGTCATTATCGGTTCAATTATGCCGGTGCTGCTGGAGCATTATGGACAGGATTATAGTGCGGGAGGAACTTTGATTTTTGCTCAATTTGCGGGATTTCTTGTCGGGGTGCTTGGATCCCCATGGCTGATCTCCAGGCTGGGCAAGCGGTCAGGATTGTTAATCGCCCTGGGCGTATTGGGAGCAGCCGAGCTGCTCTACACACTGCTTCCCTCGTGGTCTCTTATGTATGTGATAGGATCGTTTGCAGGGTTTGGCTTTGGCATGATCGAAGCGGTCATCGGGACGCTGATTATTGCGGCGGCAAGAGAAAAAGCAGCTATAGCGATGAGCCGGATCGAGGTAGCCTTTGGTGTGGGGGCATTATTGATGCCGCTGTTATCAGGCTGGCTGATCCGTTCGGGAGCTTGGCGTTATGGTTTCCTCCTTATTTCGATATTTGCGGCAGTAATGCTGATTGTTTGGCTCAGAGTCCGGTTTGGCGAGCTGGATGGGGTGCTGAAGGATCGTCCGGGGAGCAAGGCTGCCAAGCAAAAGGCAAACGGTGAAGGGGAGATGAAGAGTGCCAATCCGGCAGCTCAGCTCAATCCGGTTGACTTGCCGGATCTAGGTTCGGAAGACTTCAAAACACGCGGACAGAAGGGATGGGCCCGGCATTATACGGGTTCACGAGCTGTGCTGCTGGCTGTGTTTGTTCTTTTCTTTTTCATTTATGTGGGGATAGAAATGGGTTTTGTTAACTTTCTGCCGTCCATGCTGGTCGAGAGAAGCGGGGCAGGGGAGGCTACAGCAGCGTATGGGGTGGCGGTCTTCTGGCTGGCCATGTCGATTGGCAGAGTCTATGCGGGGATATTGGCTCAAAAGATAGGATTTGCCCCATATATCATTTGCGGCATTTTTCTGTCGCTGGTGTTCTTGAGTTTGTTTAATCTGGTCGATCATTTTGCGATGTTCCTGCTGGCCGTCCTGTTTATCGGGCTGTTTCTCTCGGGGATCTTCTCGATTGCGTTGGTTTATGCAACAACTCTGCTTCCGGGCAGTGAAGCGACAACGCCAAGTCTGCTGATTGCATCGGGTGGAGTAGGAGGGGCCGTGCTGCCGCTGCTGCTTGGCCGCAGCATGGATCATTACGGGGCTGCCCCGACAGGCTGGCTGCTGGCGGGAGTATTAGCGCTGCTGCTCGTGCTGGGTCTGATCATTGCCGCCGCTGAGAGGGTCCGTCGTCTCAAACAAAGCGTTACGGCCAGTCTATAG
- a CDS encoding aminopeptidase — MSDFLQKLEKYAELAVRVGANVQPGQTLVVNATIDSAELVRLIVKKAYEKGARLVKVNWNDDTVTRLRYDMAADESFLDEPKWYAGEMLELVENGAAVLHVISSDPDLLKGVNHERITNLQKVTGKAMSKYRQYQQADKFSWSIVAVPSKAWAAKVFPDVPEPEQINKLWDAIFHTTRIDREDTFEAWDNHIRTLNEKSDYLNEKRFKKLHYIAPGTDLTIELPEGHLWVAADSINQNGHAFLANLPTEEVFTAPLKTGVNGKVSSTKPLSYSGNIIDEFTITFENGRITDVSAKQGEDVLKQLVSLDEGAHYLGEVALVPHNSPISESNILFYNTLFDENASNHLAIGSAYAFNLKGGKEMNQEQLEQSGLNTSITHVDFMVGSGEMDIFGTTEDGTEIQIFKKGSWAI; from the coding sequence ATGTCAGATTTTTTGCAAAAATTAGAGAAATACGCTGAACTAGCCGTAAGAGTTGGAGCTAATGTTCAACCCGGCCAAACACTAGTCGTTAACGCTACGATTGATTCCGCGGAACTGGTCCGCCTGATTGTCAAGAAAGCCTATGAAAAAGGCGCCCGTTTGGTAAAAGTAAACTGGAACGATGATACCGTTACCCGCCTCAGATACGACATGGCTGCAGACGAATCGTTCCTTGACGAACCTAAATGGTACGCCGGCGAAATGCTGGAGCTTGTAGAGAACGGCGCAGCCGTGCTGCATGTCATTTCTTCCGACCCGGATCTGCTTAAGGGCGTCAACCATGAACGGATTACCAACCTGCAGAAAGTAACCGGCAAAGCAATGAGCAAATATCGCCAGTACCAGCAGGCCGATAAATTCAGCTGGTCCATCGTCGCAGTTCCTTCCAAAGCCTGGGCCGCCAAAGTATTCCCTGACGTTCCAGAACCCGAGCAGATCAATAAATTGTGGGATGCTATCTTCCATACGACACGTATTGACCGCGAGGATACGTTTGAAGCCTGGGACAACCATATTCGGACCTTGAACGAGAAATCCGACTACTTAAATGAGAAGCGATTCAAAAAGCTGCATTACATAGCGCCCGGAACTGATTTGACGATCGAGCTGCCTGAAGGACATCTGTGGGTTGCGGCTGACAGCATCAATCAGAACGGGCATGCCTTCCTGGCTAACCTGCCTACGGAAGAGGTCTTTACCGCTCCGCTCAAAACCGGGGTCAACGGTAAAGTATCCAGCACGAAACCGCTCAGCTACAGCGGCAACATCATCGACGAATTTACCATTACTTTCGAGAACGGACGGATTACGGACGTATCGGCCAAACAAGGCGAAGACGTGCTGAAGCAGCTTGTCTCCCTCGACGAAGGCGCTCATTATCTCGGCGAAGTGGCACTGGTGCCTCACAATTCCCCGATTTCCGAATCCAATATTCTGTTCTATAACACTTTGTTTGACGAAAATGCTTCCAACCACCTGGCCATCGGCAGCGCTTATGCCTTTAACCTGAAAGGCGGCAAGGAAATGAACCAGGAGCAGCTGGAGCAAAGCGGTTTGAACACCAGCATTACTCACGTCGACTTTATGGTCGGTTCCGGTGAAATGGATATCTTCGGCACTACCGAAGACGGTACGGAAATTCAAATTTTCAAAAAGGGCAGCTGGGCGATCTAA
- a CDS encoding PadR family transcriptional regulator translates to MNSLSYALLGMLVRKPCSGYELAKMMEVFWQAKHSQIYPLLSKLEEQALLTSENVEQTGKPNKKIYHITESGRQILKNWMSKSPALPVTRDEFLIKAYALALTELPTAKRLFHDRIAYYQTTSENRRAKIASIIEESGGRVPEFGELQFGRYIVHNRKLKMEEEEIAWCKWVLSLLDPNETN, encoded by the coding sequence ATGAATAGTCTTAGTTATGCTCTGCTCGGTATGCTGGTCAGAAAGCCTTGCTCAGGCTATGAACTCGCCAAAATGATGGAAGTGTTCTGGCAGGCCAAACACAGTCAAATTTACCCGCTTCTGTCTAAACTCGAAGAACAGGCTCTGCTAACCTCTGAAAATGTGGAACAAACCGGCAAACCGAATAAGAAGATCTATCACATTACCGAGTCAGGACGGCAAATTCTGAAGAACTGGATGTCCAAATCGCCGGCCCTGCCTGTTACACGGGATGAATTTCTCATTAAGGCTTACGCTCTTGCTTTAACCGAGCTGCCAACAGCTAAACGCCTGTTTCACGATCGAATCGCTTACTACCAAACAACCAGTGAGAACCGGAGAGCCAAGATCGCAAGTATCATCGAAGAATCGGGCGGTAGGGTTCCCGAATTTGGAGAGCTTCAGTTTGGACGTTACATTGTCCATAATCGCAAGCTCAAAATGGAAGAAGAAGAAATTGCATGGTGCAAATGGGTCCTTAGTCTTCTAGACCCGAATGAAACGAATTAG